Within the Vigna angularis cultivar LongXiaoDou No.4 chromosome 10, ASM1680809v1, whole genome shotgun sequence genome, the region TTGCCAATAATTACCTCACCTTTACTGATGAGGAGATACCCACTGAAGGGAGAGGTCATAACAAGGCTCTTCATGTCTCGGTGAAATGTTTAGATCACGTTATAGCGCGTGTCTTGGTGGACAATGGTTCCTCTCTCAATGTCATGCCAAAATCGACGTTGGAGAAGCTACCATGTGATGGAATACATATAAAGCAAAGCTCTATGATTGTGAGGGCATTTGATGGCAGTAAAAGGGTAGTGATGGGAGAAATAGAATTGCCTGTTCAAGTCGGTCCTTGTGTCTTTCAAGTGACCTTTCAAGTTATGGATATCCTCCCAGCGTATAGTTGTTTGTTGGGTCGCCCGTGGATCCATTCCGCAGGAGTTGTGCCTTCCACACTACACCAAAAGCTGAAATACGTTATGGGAGATAAGCTGGTGATAATATCAGGAGAGGAGGACCTCCTTGTGAGCGGACCATCGTCCACGCGATATGTTGAGGTGGCCGAGGAAGCTCTTGAAACAGCCTTCCAGTCATTGGAGATCGTGGGAAATGCCTATGTGGAACCATTCCTAGTAAGCCCACATTTGTCACGTGCTTCTATTATGATGGTCAAGGTATTGCTGAAAGAGGGATATATACCTGGTAGAGGTTTAGGCAAGCATGGGCAGGGGCGAACTTTCCCCCTAAAGGTCGTTGAGAAAAGAAACCGATACGGCCTAGGGTACAAGCCCAACAAAGAGGACAAACGAAGGCTGatggaagaaaagagagagcGCGGTCTTGCTCGTGTAGAAAGGTGTGAACCTTGGATGGAAAAGATTGGTATTCGTGacatcaaggagagctttcgtAGTGCTGGATGGATCAACACGGGCCATATAGCCGCCGTGGGGGATGAAGATAGCTATGAATGCTCAAGTTTCGTGCGGGCTTGCTCCCCATCTGCACCACTCAACAATTGGGAAACTCTGAGTCTACCCGTGAtgcttaatttgaataaaatgtaatagttttaattaatcCTATAGCTTCACCCGGGGCTTTAGGATTCAAGACTTACGGGTTGACGTTTAGTTCTTATGCTCAGCGTGATAATCaaattgtgtttgtttgtgttttatcTTCATTTTGCATTCGTCATCGGTTTTCccttttatttattctctttttcataaattcaaataatgcAGATATGACAATGAAATTTTCGAAAATAACGATGTCGATATTCCTAATTTTGAGCACCCTGTCGATAATACGGAAGATGATTACGAAGATGATCCGGAACCCCCTCCTGAACTGTTAAGACTAGTGGAACAAGAGTGTAAGGAGATGAAACCTCACCAGGAAGATGTTGAAGTACTCAATTTGGGAAATGAGGATGAGGTAAAGGAGGTGAAGATCGGTACAGCCATGAAGATGGGAGTGAAAGAAAATTTGCGTGTCTTGTTGAGGGAGTTCAGAGATGTGTTTGCTTGGTCTTACAATGACATGCCAGGCCTCGATACGAATATTGTACAACATCATCTCCCACTTAAGCCAGAATGCCCACCGGTAAAGCAAAAGTTAAGAAGAATGAAACCGGAAATGTCCTTGAAGATCAAGGAGGAGGTACAGAAGCAATTCGATGCAGGGTTTCTAGTTGTGGCGAGATACCCAGAATGGGTGGCAAACGTTGTACCGGTGCCTAAGAAGGATGGTAAAGTTCGGATGTGTGTCGATTATCGAGATTTGAATCGCGCAAGCCCAAAGGATAATTTCCCGTTACCACACATCGACACCCTAGTTGATAATACAGCCAAGTATTCACTATTTTCGTTCATGGACGGTTTTTCGGGGTATAACCAGATCAAGATGGCCCCAGAAGATATGGAAAAGACGACTTTCATTACATTGTGGGGCACATTTTGTTATAAGGTGATGTCTTTCGGACTCAAGAATGCTGGGGCTACGTATCAAAGGGCGATGGTGGCACTTTTCCATGATATGATGCATAAGGAGATTGAAGTTTATGTGGACGACATGATCGCGAAGTCCGAATCAGAAGAGGAACACATCCTCAACTTGAGAAAGTTATTCGAAAGATTGAGAAAGTACAAACTCAAGTTAAATCCTGCCAAATGCACGTTTGGAGTAAAGTCTGGAAAATTGTTGGGTTTTATTGTCAGCCAAAAAGGGATAGAAGTTGATCCTGACAAAGTGAGAGCAATAACGGAAATGCCGGCAcctaaaacagaaaaagaagTGCGAGGGTTTTTGGGTAGATTGAATTACATTGCTAGATTCATCTCCCAATTAACTGCTACTTGTGAACCACTGTTCAAGTTGTTGCGAAAGAATCAGGCTGTGGTGGGGAATGAGGATTGCCAGGCCGCTTTTGAGAGAGTCAAACAATACTTACAGGACCCTCCTGTATTACGACCACCAGAACCAGGAAGGCCCCTCATTTTGTATTTGACTATATTGGACAAGTCCATGGGCTGTGTATTGGGTCAGCATGATGAGGATGGCAAAAGAGAGCACGCTATATATGACTTAAGCAAGAAGTTCACAGACTGCGAACAGCGATATTCATCGTTAGAGCGGACTTGCTGCGCATTGGCATGGGCCGCTCATCGTTTAAGGCAATACATGTTGAGTCAGTCCACATGGTTGATATCCAAGATGGATCCTATCaagtatatttttgaaaagccTGCTCTTACAGGAAGGATAGCTCGATGGCAGATGCTATTGTCGGAGTACGACATCGTATATGTCACTCAGAAATCTGTGAAGGGCAGCGCACTAGCAGAATACCTGGCCCATCAACCCCTTTGTGATTATCAACCAATGCGACCTGAATTTCCCGACGAGGATATCATGGCTGTATTTGAAGGGAGCAAAGAAGGCCGAAACGAGAAAGCATGGACAATGTTATTCGACGGAGCCTCGAATGTGATGGGACACGGAATAGGGGCGGTGCTTATCTCCCCGCAGTGGCAGTATATACCAATGACGGCAAGGTTGTGTTTTAACTGCACAAATAACATCGCTGAATATGAGGCCTGTGCCATGGGTATTCGAGCAGCAATCGAATCAAAGGCAAAAGTTCTGGATGTGTATGGAGATTCAGCTCTGGTCATTCACCAATTGAAAGGAGAGTGGGAAACTAGGGATATAAAATTAATTCCCTACCAAGCTTACATCAGGGGCTTAATGGAGTATTTCGATTCCGTCACCTTTAACCATATACCGCGAGAAGATAATCAATTAGCAGACTCACTAGCTACCTTGTCGTCAATGTTTGAGGTTGATCAAGATGCAGAATTATCGAGAATCAAAATGAAAAGCCATACAGAACCAGCGTATTGCCACTTCACCGAGGAGGAGTTGGACGGTAAACCTTGGTACTTCGATATCAAGCGTTATCTTACAACGCGGGAATACCCTGAGGGTGCGTCTGAAAACGATAGAAGAGCGCTAAGAAGGTTGGCCGGCAGTTTCATTTTAAGTGGGAATGTTTTGTACAAGAGAAACCATGACATGGTTCTCCTTAGATGTGTGGATGCAAAGGAAGCCGAGTTGCTACTAAAAGAAGTGCACGAAGGTACATTTGGTACACACATGAATGGACATTCGATGGCTAAGAAGATCTTAAGAGCTGGTTACTTCTGGTTGACCATGGAAAACGATTGTTGCATACACGTGAGAAAGTGTGAGAGATGCCAGATATATGCAGATAATATCAATGTGCCACCCACGACTCTGAACGTGTTGTCTACACCATGGCCATTTTCGATGTGGGGAATAGATGTCATTGGAGCTATAGAACCGAAAGCGTCAAATGGACATCGCTTCATACTAGTCGCGATCGACTATTTCACCAAATGGGTTGAGGCTGCTTCGTATGCCAACGTGACCAGAAAGGTGGTGGTTAGATTCATAAGGAAGGAATTGATCTGTAGGTACGGGCTACCCAACAAAATCATCACTGATAACGCTACCAACTTGAACAATCACATGATGGCGGATTTATGTGAGGAATTCAAAATTCATCACCATAATTCCTCTCCTTATCGTCCAAAGATGAATGGGGCAGTAGAGGCTGCTAACAAGAACATTAAGAAGATTGTGCAGAAGATGGTGGTCACCTACAAGGACTGGCACGAAATGCTTCCTTTCGCTTTGCACGGATATCGCACATCAGTACGAACACCGACCGGGGCCACGCCATTCTCGCTAGTGTATGGAATGGAAGCGGTACTTCCATTTGAGGTCGAAATTCCTTCCTTACGCGTGTTAATGGAAACTAAGTTAGAGGAAGCGGAATGGGTTCAAACTCGATTCGACCAACTCAACCTTATCGAAGAAAAAAGGTTAACAGCAGTGTGTCATGGACAACTGTATCAAAGGAGAATGAAGAAGGCATTCGACAAAAGGGTACAACCGAGAGAATTTCACGAAGGCGAACTGGTGTTGAAGAGGATTTTGCCCATCCAAAAGGATTATAGGGGCAAGTGGACCCCAAACTATGAAGGGCCGTTTGTGGTGAAGAAAGCATTCTCTGGTGGGGCACTAATTCTCGCAAGGATGGATGGGGAGGAATTACCGTTACCGGTTAATTCTGATGCGGTTAAAAAGTTTTATGCATGATGATTCCGCGATAGGGGTTGCCGTTAACGAATATTGACATTACCTTTTAAattgttgtaatctgtgttaTTTCGTTCAATAAATACTGCATACTAATTTTTGTTCGTCTTTGAAATTATTGCATGTCGCGCTGAGCTGTTTAGGCAGATTGAAAACGAATAATTGAGCAAATGTCAATAAAAGCATCACGGGTATTCAGTCGGTTTAGCCCGGTCCTAGAGGGTGTcgtaccaaaaaaaaaataaaaaaaaataaaaaaaaataaaaaaaaataaaaaaataaaaaaataaaaaaataaaaaaataataatataaaaaaaaacaaaaaaaaaaacaaaaaaaagggaAGCATAAGGAATCTGATTTATTTCATCATCAGAGCAGGGTTTACGGTAAGGTCGGAGGGAAATGTTTTGAACAGGATACCgattcaaaaaaaataataaaaaaaataaaaatgcaaaaaacgataaggaaaaaaaacatatataaacagaaaaaggtacaaagttacaaaaaaaaaaaaaaaaaaaaaaataagcaaataagagatgttcggggttcgatcatttctgatcgttaatattacacaccaaagaaaaaaaaaataaaacttgaaaataaaataaaacataaaattcatgCATAAGATACATTCTTCGGGTCTCCTCGGGAGGCTACTCGTCAGCCGAGGGCAGTCGCAAGGTGAGTTCGACAGAGGGAGGCTTCACCGGGAACCCAAAGACGGGAGGGACCTCAGCTTTGTCCGGAACAGGTGGGATCGGAAAGAGATCGAGCGTCACTCGATCTGGCACTGGCGGCAATGTCCTTAATagatctaaaaaaaaaaaaaaattattagaaaagttaaaatgcaaaaaaaataataatgcaataaaaataaaaataaaaataaatttttttcttaccatCCAAAAGAAGGGGTATGGGGGAGTAGGATATGGTAGTTGTGCTGCGCTTCCGGCGTTTCTGTCTGTAGCGGTACCCATAGTTCTGAAACCAGTATTGGACACTAATTTCCCTGACCTCCCCATAAACCCTAAGTTTTTCTGAGATTTCGTGTGCTTGTTCTCTATTCGGGTTTCTTATCCCGTGCACAAATAATGCCTTTAATAAGGCCACTTGTTCTTCAGTTGGGGACCATCTTTTATACCTTTTCCTGTCCTGAACTTGCAGATTTGGTAAATTTTGGTCCATTTCTTTTCTgtgttctaaaaaaaaaaaaaaaaaaatattttattagtttttcttttaagtcaGGTTTGTTCATTTTCCAGTTTTAGGTCCATCAGAGTTTTTGTCCAGTTTTAGGTCCTGATCCTTGCAAAGGGTCCTAACGGATCTAGGTCAAGTGTTTTGTCCTTACtttgtttttagattaatttttagttatttttagtgTGGATAATAAGAAAACTGGAAaagctaaaaagaaaaaaatttaaataacgaAAAAATAATAAGCAATTTCTGGAAAGCAGAGATGGGGAGGGAACGAAGAAAAGGAAAGcgaaaaaaatgaaggaaaggaaagcagaaaGAGAGATCCAGGTGCAGATACTTACCTGGAGAAGTAGAGCTGGCAGAGAGGCTCATCGCCGATCTCAGACTCTTCAGAAGGCGCTGTGGCAGAGGCTCCCTGCAGGTTTCCAGACTCTCGGCTCAGAGTAGAGAGtgggagagagaagagagaagatagagagagaaagggagagcAAGAGAGAGAGTGATCAGACTGGAATGTCGGCCGATGCGGAGGAACGCTCGATTTGTAGCCAAATTTTCCACTGTAGACACAGTTTCGGTCATTGCCACCGTTTGATGTCACAGTCCCGGTCTTTCTGAATtcaaaaaatactaaaaaattttatttgaaaatctgaaaacgggcagggttttgttgggtcaatCCGGCCCAATTCGAGATTTCTTAGATGATCCAATTTcacccaaaaaaaaataaaataaaacaaaacataaaaaatgtgataaatagaaaattttcaaaaaaaaatgataataaatggagtgatgcaaaatttgaagtgttcaagattgtttttcatttgcatgataaaggacatttttttcaggttcattgggcctcattgtcATATTAGCCTTCTTTGAATCCAATTCTTTCtgatataaatttgagtgaagaattattttggcatgtttgtaatttcacatcacaccattatgtttgtttttattccttcttctacattttgaataaatcaaaaatattgaaaaaaaggggaacagtgctcgagctcattaggcccaatggccttcgtggttctctctcgagtatacttcttttgaaaatgtgtcaaaaatattttgttttcacatttttgctgttgaatgatgttttgtacatttgttcaagttgtcctgtgtgattttctttgaatttgtagttaaaaaaaatctgagaatgaaagatgaacagttttgagcccattaggcccattgtcatatgtggtttctcctgaaccagtgcatctgaatttctaaaaaaataaaaatccttgtttgtgtagattttgtgttttcaattcataatttcccttttcatttgtgtgaacaattatttgcaaaaaaaaatgctttctttatcatcttcttgtgacaagttcacacggctcaggtcatctgatccattgggtcaatgtgcctggtaagtccaacttccttctatgttacttctcctcagggccgatccgatctggattttcccgtgtcggaaagtaaaaaaaaaaaaaagaaaaaaaaaaacatttttcaaacatttttctaaatcaagtttactcatatcaatttttgcatcgctcaccaagcctagtttctgcaTTGATTCCCAAGCCTTTGTTTCCATTTTGGCTCACAaatcccatttcccatactggcctgcaaagctcagtttccatactgacccgcaaggcctaGTTTCCAGGCTGGTccgcaaagcccaattttcaaacaaaaaatccGTTTTTCAACaaacatcatcattttcatttcatattacttttcttcatgcataaaaccaaaaaatacgcaaaaatttgtgtcatttgttttcgatgcaaatcatccattttatgagatttcaaaaatgtaatggatgtcataatctcctatAGTCAAATGTTTGagtcacatattcttaagagatatttgtgtgtgcattgcttgaaaacatcatccttcagccttcattaaaccaaaattggcccaatcatgttcttgagcccaattgataaacaccaagttttacactggggcagattttccgttATCTCCAttggctttcatttgggagatcctgaaatccgttgtaaaaaaaaaaaatgaaataaaaaaaaatgtaaaaaaaaataaaaaaaaaatgaatgactcttgttgagatcatttagtctttgtctcctaattaatcttttgaaaataaggcAATCAAAAtctgaaatgatgtgtggccatctttcttcatccaaaaaaaaaaaaaaaaaaaaaaaaaaaaacacaacaaaaatatatccgttgatacccaatttgagccaataagaaatttcttttcaaattttacctgaacaagggttaccatcacagtagaagtcgactcaaGTTGCAagaagaacacacttagtgatcaaatgaagcgaactcctcaaaagtgaagcaaaaatacaaagaatcacaaagtgatggcaagcaaagaatgaaatttgagaaagggcaaagtagtcaaaaacagttttgacgaataactgatacaaagtatagatggtaacccttgtttttcaaaaaaaaatacccacaaaaatttatttgagcctttatatcctttctttcaacaccctttagcccaagccacattacaagcccaataaaagtccacacagattgaatgatggttgcttaatttttcataaagcttaattttgggACAAGACAAAACGACTAACAATGCagttgtaaaaaataaaaaataaaaaaaagtcctcggaagaagggaactccctattaATCaagattatacaaaggaaaatcaagtcAATTTGGGCAATCCATTCAAGCCAatcatttccatatccatcacaaatttcTGAACAAATTCATATCCctttcaaactcttcccccggGTCCCAAACTTGAGGCAACTTTGTGAGTTTTACATAACATTTTCGCCTGTTTCTCCGAAACCATGGCAACTTTGTGAGTTTCATATGTTTCGGCCCggcccattcaaaatattgggcaactttgttaatctcacatttgtttcatgTGTACattcaaagttcgtaccaagaccagggcatcccttgttgggcctcctAGATTTGTCCGCGCTGAAATTCATAAATCTACCCTCAAAACGGGGGCAGATACTTTGTGGCTCTGAGTCCATCATTCGTAAACCCGGAATGGGGGGCAACTTCTGAGTATCTACGACTTCACATTGGCAGTTGTATttgttttaaggagtaagaggcccaagtagccaacccggtactctccaaatccttccacatatttgtcccaacccttgatatcaagcatgtacgcACTAATATTTCGTCAAGAAATCTCTAGCACagaagcttcattttgaacatttgactttagaattggacatccattgtaaaaaaggaagatgaaggtttaaattttcataaattttgatgatttcaaagaaaacaaattgactcaataaaaaaaaatgtcatagtttcataatcttccagtaaaacaaaaaacaaaaaaatcacaagTCAACCTCATGTACATATTTCCATAAACCttgaatttgcctccatgtatattcatcaattttccttctttcaaaaagacaaaaaatcagcatgcatcaaagttttcttctcatTTCAAAGTTTACATCAACCAAGTTTGTCTTGCATATCTAGATTTCAaatccttgtacaaaaatgcagcACCtcgtttcttaatttcaaaattctcaaagaaaaaaaaaaaatcaaaaatcaaaataaaaaaatatatattttctcaaaatttcaacaaatgcaaaaatttcaaattcaaaacaatcaaaaaattttactttctgtcactagtgtctcggccctctgtaagacaatggtcgagcccatttttactttctgccattggtatcatgaccctctgcatggcaatggtcaatccaaattttcaaaatggccctctgcatggcaatggtcaatcCAAATTTTCAAACGACCGTGTGCATGGCAGTGGTCGATCCAAATTttccaaatgaccctctgcatggcaatggtcaatccaaattttcaaaatggccctctgcatggcaatggtcaatccaatttttcaaaatgaccctctgcatggcagtGGTCGATCCAAATTttccaaatgaccctctgcatggcaatggtcagtccaattttcaaaatgaccctctgcatggcaatggtcaatccaaatttttcaaaatgaccctctgcatggcaatggtcaatccaaattttcaaaatggccctctgcatggcaatggtcaatcCAAATTTTCAAACGACCGTGTGCATGGCAGTGGTCGATCCAAATTTTCCAAATGACCCtttgcatggcaatggtcaatccaaattttcaaaatggccctctgcatggcaatggtcaatcCAAATTTTCAAACGACCGTGTGCTCGGCAGTGGTCGATCCAAATTCTccaacgaccctctgcatgacAATGGTCGAGCTTAAATTttccaaatgaccctctgcatggcagtGGTCAATCCAAATTTTCggaacgaccctctgcatggcaatggtcaatcCGAAAATTTTTCAAACGACCTTCTGCGTGGCAGTGGTCGAtccaaatttttcaaaagaccctctgcatggcaatggtcagtccaaattttaatttttttcaaacgaccctctgcgtggcaatggtcgaacccaatcaaaCTCAAAATTCTCATTTACCCACCGCGAGGTTGCCCCACTTCAACTTTCTCAGCTTTGTTCGTTTGTTTTACTCTCtatttgtttcttgtttatcttggaacccagacgaaattagtatttctatctttacttatcttttactctgataatatgaaaacattgtttatcatatgatctagtaaaacctaagtaaagaggggcagctgtcaacactcaatttcgtccgggttgattaataaatttatttctcataaaaataaaaaataaaaataaaaaataataaaaaaataaaaaaataaaaaaataaaaaaaatcataataatcacaacaacgttcgtcctccactgagggcgttcgtcctctggCGTTCGTCTTTTCTTTGTACGCCCGTTCGGCCTGCGACGTTCGTTCTTTGTTTCTGGACGTTCGTTTTGGTTTGTGAATGTTCGGTCCGTGTGTTTCGttggtttgagcgttcgttcatttaaCCGAGCGTTCAACTTATTGAGGGCagtgttttaagttgttttagagcgttcgttcatacaatgtgagcgttcgttcgttttaTGTTTTGACCGAGCGTTCGACATTTGGGTATTGTGACGCTCGTCCTAATAGTAAACCGTTCTTCAAGCGTTCGGTCTGTTTGGAATTCTccgtgagcgttcggtttaggacgttcggtttttggaATTTCGGTAACTTTTAAGCGTTCGGCCTGGATAAGAACTTTACcttctgaacgttcgttcttggcTTGCGTTCGACCCAAGCGTTGGTTCTCCAATTGTGGAACGTTCGTcccataccgttcggtcatcctgGAACGTTCACCATTTGACCGTTCGCCCTCTTCTATTCATGACCGCTCGTCCGCTCCtcatgagcgttcgtcctcacCCTCgcgtgaccgttcgtcctttgtcTCGCGCCGTCGATCGTTCTCAGCCTTTGTTGACGTTCGGCTTTTCTCTGTTCACGGACGTTCGGCTCTTCGGTCCCGCAGATTGGCGCTCGTTCTTATATTTTGCCAatgtagcgttcggtcatttctttgtgaacgttcggtcttgattaGTTGAACGTTCAGGCGTTTGTTGTTTCtgggacgttcgtcccaacagtagggtgttcttttttttttaatatttttgttgtttctttttatttgttttaaaataaaataaaaataaacaaaaaataaacaaaataataataaaaatataataataaaaaaaaataataacaaaaaaataataacaaaaaaataataacaaaaaaaaataaaaaaaataataataaaaaaataaaaaaaggaataaaaaaaaaatataaaaacaacaactaaaaaaacaaaagaagtcAGGTTTGGATAAAATGTCTGAAAAGTTGTTTgcaaataatagaaaaagacGACCGGAGGATGTGGAAAGGAGGAGGCAGTACTGGTATCTCTGAAAAGGATTCAATCATATCTCTGAAAAGGATTCAATCATTCTTGGCTGCCACTGGTTTTTGGGTTGTAACACGCCGATGGTGGTATCCCTCATGCACGGCTGC harbors:
- the LOC108323520 gene encoding uncharacterized protein LOC108323520, which produces MGQILTALESLKTAGESSSARIEENILPYPPKFNALSPSISFPMYGLPPGYTPPVGEFSEAEPASFSFPTTVNVPPINTQEPVVMSAPMVSEEMNANMYDGIRVTPGPRAITEKGFFAKVAPHTSFQGVISNVDGAKDKLESLEARLRAVEGFENYGFGDVARLSLVPGVRIPHKFKAPEFEKYKGNTCPKSHLTMYCRKMAAYAYDDKLLIHSFQDSLAGVALNWYTHLEPSRIRCWADLADAFVKQYIYNTHIAPDRLQLQNMSKRGDETFKEYAQRWRELAAQVEPPLYDREVVAMFVNTLQPPFYEHMVANVSANFADIIIIGERIEIGVKSGKIAYGSPATANYKKPNFNAGKKKEGDVHAASAMPLWRGQTPTHSFRPYMGQPPYAANVAFAHQVRPQQQQGYYQPPLPSTNTWRAGTIAGPNQNASQSTYQGRNQFVNFTPIPTTYTELLPHLIKRGLVAICPMKPMQPPYPRGYDAEAKCSYHGGGVGHSTERCLAFKHKVQTLIDSGWLKFEEDKPSVETNPLAGHGSASTNAVENEKHELIRYANEIQSSRKLIFKVLIKVGLLKGNCDEDVTCALHPDDGHSIEECGEFEDILQDLLDRSLMQVRYKDKEGEVFTQIGGKSDVTLPEPLVIHFTRIAPVPVTEERPSVVIRAPSPFPYKSEKAVPWTYEARVLNEGKGADSAVENITGIGGMTRSGRIFASPMVTKEGTDNNETTMTTKAREVLKGKGAQVEETPNEEEKKEISEEEACEFLKFIQQSEYKVVEQLNRMPARISLLELLMHSTSHRKLLMKVLSKAHVEHGISLNKFEGIVGNIIANNYLTFTDEEIPTEGRGHNKALHVSVKCLDHVIARVLVDNGSSLNVMPKSTLEKLPCDGIHIKQSSMIVRAFDGSKRVVMGEIELPVQVGPCVFQVTFQVMDILPAYSCLLGRPWIHSAGVVPSTLHQKLKYVMGDKLVIISGEEDLLVSGPSSTRYVEVAEEALETAFQSLEIVGNAYVEPFLVSPHLSRASIMMVKVLLKEGYIPGRGLGKHGQGRTFPLKVVEKRNRYGLGYKPNKEDKRRLMEEKRERGLARVERCEPWMEKIGIRDIKESFRSAGWINTGHIAAVGDEDSYECSSFVRACSPSAPLNNWETLSLPVMLNLNKIYDNEIFENNDVDIPNFEHPVDNTEDDYEDDPEPPPELLRLVEQECKEMKPHQEDVEVLNLGNEDEVKEVKIGTAMKMGVKENLRVLLREFRDVFAWSYNDMPGLDTNIVQHHLPLKPECPPVKQKLRRMKPEMSLKIKEEVQKQFDAGFLVVARYPEWVANVVPVPKKDGKVRMCVDYRDLNRASPKDNFPLPHIDTLVDNTAKYSLFSFMDGFSGYNQIKMAPEDMEKTTFITLWGTFCYKVMSFGLKNAGATYQRAMVALFHDMMHKEIEVYVDDMIAKSESEEEHILNLRKLFERLRKYKLKLNPAKCTFGVKSGKLLGFIVSQKGIEVDPDKVRAITEMPAPKTEKEVRGFLGRLNYIARFISQLTATCEPLFKLLRKNQAVVGNEDCQAAFERVKQYLQDPPVLRPPEPGRPLILYLTILDKSMGCVLGQHDEDGKREHAIYDLSKKFTDCEQRYSSLERTCCALAWAAHRLRQYMLSQSTWLISKMDPIKYIFEKPALTGRIARWQMLLSEYDIVYVTQKSVKGSALAEYLAHQPLCDYQPMRPEFPDEDIMAVFEGSKEGRNEKAWTMLFDGASNVMGHGIGAVLISPQWQYIPMTARLCFNCTNNIAEYEACAMGIRAAIESKAKVLDVYGDSALVIHQLKGEWETRDIKLIPYQAYIRGLMEYFDSVTFNHIPREDNQLADSLATLSSMFEVDQDAELSRIKMKSHTEPAYCHFTEEELDGKPWYFDIKRYLTTREYPEGASENDRRALRRLAGSFILSGNVLYKRNHDMVLLRCVDAKEAELLLKEVHEGTFGTHMNGHSMAKKILRAGYFWLTMENDCCIHVRKCERCQIYADNINVPPTTLNVLSTPWPFSMWGIDVIGAIEPKASNGHRFILVAIDYFTKWVEAASYANVTRKVVVRFIRKELICRYGLPNKIITDNATNLNNHMMADLCEEFKIHHHNSSPYRPKMNGAVEAANKNIKKIVQKMVVTYKDWHEMLPFALHGYRTSVRTPTGATPFSLVYGMEAVLPFEVEIPSLRVLMETKLEEAEWVQTRFDQLNLIEEKRLTAVCHGQLYQRRMKKAFDKRVQPREFHEGELVLKRILPIQKDYRGKWTPNYEGPFVVKKAFSGGALILARMDGEELPLPVNSDAVKKFYA